From Pseudomonas fluorescens, one genomic window encodes:
- a CDS encoding ABC transporter substrate-binding protein, whose protein sequence is MKHKFSLGICGLLAGAVLTGHASAQVTVVSWGGVFQDAQREVFFDPLRAEGLKVKEDSWDGGIGILRSKILAGDSGWDLVQVEPEEMVLGCEEGLYQPLDFARIGKPAQFIPGAASECGLGANVYSIVMAYDGNVLKTGPQTWADFWDVKKFPGKRALRQGPKMNLEFALMADGVAPDQVYSVLSTPQGVDRAFAKLEELKPNLIWWSAGNQPMQLLGSGEVVMTSTYNGRVFAANQSDKRNFKVVWNGGVFMVDSWVLLKGSNNQDDAYRFLQYFGDARNQARFPLKIRYGVANKDANNLIPADVQAELPSSPDTLAKSVPFNAEYWLENIDSLTERFSAWSAK, encoded by the coding sequence ATGAAGCATAAGTTTTCTCTGGGTATCTGCGGCTTGTTGGCCGGTGCTGTCCTGACCGGTCATGCTTCGGCTCAGGTCACCGTAGTGTCCTGGGGAGGCGTTTTTCAGGACGCGCAGCGTGAGGTGTTCTTCGATCCCTTGCGTGCCGAAGGTTTGAAAGTCAAGGAAGACAGCTGGGACGGTGGCATCGGCATCTTGCGCTCGAAGATTCTGGCGGGCGATTCCGGATGGGACCTGGTCCAGGTGGAACCCGAAGAAATGGTCCTGGGGTGCGAGGAGGGGTTGTACCAGCCACTGGATTTCGCCCGTATCGGCAAACCCGCGCAGTTCATACCGGGGGCTGCGAGTGAATGCGGTCTTGGCGCCAACGTCTACAGCATTGTCATGGCCTACGATGGCAACGTACTGAAAACCGGCCCTCAAACCTGGGCCGATTTTTGGGACGTAAAGAAGTTTCCCGGCAAGCGGGCACTGCGCCAGGGGCCGAAGATGAACTTGGAATTCGCCCTGATGGCCGATGGTGTTGCGCCTGATCAGGTCTACAGCGTGTTAAGTACGCCGCAGGGGGTCGATCGAGCATTCGCCAAGCTTGAGGAACTCAAGCCGAATCTGATCTGGTGGTCGGCCGGCAATCAGCCCATGCAACTGTTGGGCTCCGGGGAGGTGGTCATGACCAGCACTTACAACGGTCGTGTGTTTGCCGCCAACCAGTCGGATAAACGCAATTTCAAAGTGGTGTGGAATGGCGGGGTGTTCATGGTCGATTCCTGGGTGCTGCTCAAGGGTAGCAACAATCAGGATGACGCCTACCGTTTCCTTCAATACTTTGGCGATGCGCGGAACCAGGCGCGTTTCCCGCTGAAAATTCGCTACGGGGTCGCAAACAAGGACGCCAACAACCTGATCCCCGCGGATGTTCAGGCTGAACTACCGAGTTCTCCAGACACCCTGGCCAAATCCGTACCCTTCAATGCTGAATACTGGCTGGAGAATATCGACTCTCTGACTGAGCGATTCTCCGCATGGTCTGCAAAATGA
- a CDS encoding ABC transporter permease has protein sequence MQSFVFWRWFNRCAAWMVLIFLMAPILVIIPLSFNGGSFLSFPMDGWSLRWYQQVFNSPQWLFALKNSVLIGVASMSLATVLGTLAALGLNLADFRMKALLMAVLLSPMIVPTVITAVGIYFLFSTLGLASTYLGMVLAHTALATPFVLIAVNATLQGLDRGLLRAAASLGAGPVRTFYRITLPLILPGVASGAVFAFATSFDEVVVSLLLAGPEQRTLPREMFSGVRENLSPSITAVAFLLTLLSTLFLLTLGWLQRYAGRMAGKRLASES, from the coding sequence ATGCAAAGCTTTGTGTTTTGGCGCTGGTTCAATCGGTGCGCAGCCTGGATGGTGTTGATATTTCTGATGGCGCCCATCCTGGTGATCATCCCCTTGTCGTTCAATGGCGGCAGTTTTCTCAGCTTTCCCATGGATGGTTGGTCGTTGCGTTGGTATCAGCAGGTGTTCAACTCGCCTCAATGGCTGTTCGCGCTCAAGAACAGTGTGTTGATCGGAGTCGCCAGCATGAGCTTGGCCACGGTACTCGGCACATTGGCGGCGCTGGGTCTGAACCTAGCGGATTTCCGCATGAAGGCGCTGCTGATGGCGGTGTTGTTGTCGCCGATGATTGTGCCGACGGTGATCACTGCGGTGGGTATCTACTTCCTGTTCTCGACCCTCGGATTGGCCAGCACCTACCTGGGCATGGTACTGGCGCACACCGCGCTGGCGACGCCCTTTGTGTTGATCGCAGTGAACGCCACGCTGCAGGGGCTTGATCGCGGTTTGCTGCGGGCGGCTGCGAGCCTGGGGGCCGGTCCGGTGCGCACGTTCTACCGGATCACCTTGCCGTTGATTCTTCCCGGCGTGGCCAGCGGCGCGGTGTTCGCCTTTGCCACGTCATTCGACGAGGTGGTGGTGTCGTTGTTGTTGGCAGGCCCAGAGCAGCGGACGTTGCCCCGGGAAATGTTCTCGGGGGTGCGCGAGAACCTGAGCCCGTCCATCACCGCCGTGGCGTTCTTGCTCACCTTGCTCTCGACACTGTTCCTGCTGACTTTGGGCTGGTTGCAACGTTACGCCGGGCGCATGGCTGGGAAACGGCTGGCATCCGAAAGCTGA
- a CDS encoding VOC family protein → MLCKSLHHAAFRCQDARKTVEFYTDVLGLKFIHAMGEDHVPSTGAYSPHIHIFFQMEDGSCIAFFELPNDPGAVSGRDPQTPGWVQHFAFRVKDVETLLQAKADLESKGVEVLGPVNHDDFLLSIYFFDPSGHRLELGVHTATAEMDEAYELEAPAVLKHWDERHNWSERALIFGADHGYKH, encoded by the coding sequence ATGCTCTGTAAAAGTCTCCATCACGCCGCGTTTCGTTGCCAGGATGCGCGCAAGACCGTCGAGTTTTATACCGATGTCCTTGGTTTGAAGTTCATCCATGCCATGGGTGAGGACCATGTGCCTTCAACGGGGGCTTACAGCCCGCACATTCATATTTTTTTCCAGATGGAAGATGGCAGTTGCATCGCCTTTTTCGAGTTGCCCAATGATCCTGGCGCGGTTTCAGGACGGGATCCACAAACGCCCGGCTGGGTCCAGCATTTCGCCTTCAGGGTCAAGGACGTCGAGACGTTGCTGCAAGCCAAGGCCGACCTGGAGTCGAAGGGTGTTGAAGTGCTTGGGCCGGTCAATCATGATGATTTTCTGCTTTCGATCTACTTTTTCGATCCTTCCGGGCATCGCCTGGAACTGGGTGTGCACACGGCCACAGCCGAAATGGACGAAGCGTACGAGCTTGAAGCCCCGGCAGTATTGAAACATTGGGATGAGCGGCACAACTGGTCCGAGCGGGCGCTTATCTTTGGCGCGGACCACGGCTATAAGCACTGA
- a CDS encoding helix-turn-helix transcriptional regulator, whose protein sequence is MIPGMNEMANLVGGIGGSQFSRDFFSFCRDQLSVDQCTVFSFDHQGNPQCLVAEALHSQAGKLTRTLAQEYTEGAFRRDPNITLGQAALTPEQPMLVRCVSPAHIDDRDYRRRFYHDALVHQELALVSHTDERVLYCSFYRSDEQRDFVTQDTLRLQYLSGFLTQALSKHTQMLELGRRAIVPETKPVLSLERREKMYEDLRSTLLKAAGGLTQREAQICASIALGYTTLGIGLNLGISVNTVATHRKRAYAKLGISCQNELFARYYDNMDGALNLN, encoded by the coding sequence ATGATCCCTGGCATGAATGAAATGGCGAATCTCGTTGGAGGGATTGGCGGCAGCCAGTTTTCCCGGGATTTCTTCAGCTTTTGCCGTGATCAGTTGAGCGTTGATCAATGCACCGTTTTCAGCTTCGATCATCAGGGCAATCCTCAGTGCCTGGTTGCAGAGGCCCTGCATAGCCAGGCAGGCAAGCTGACTCGCACCCTTGCTCAGGAGTACACCGAAGGAGCCTTCCGCCGAGATCCGAACATCACCCTGGGACAAGCCGCCCTGACCCCTGAACAGCCAATGCTGGTACGTTGCGTTTCTCCGGCACATATCGATGATCGAGACTACCGGCGACGCTTTTATCATGACGCACTGGTGCATCAGGAACTTGCGCTGGTCAGCCATACCGACGAGCGCGTCCTCTACTGCAGCTTTTATCGCAGCGATGAGCAACGGGATTTTGTCACGCAAGACACGCTGCGGCTCCAGTATCTGAGTGGTTTCCTGACTCAGGCGCTGAGCAAACACACGCAGATGCTTGAACTTGGACGCCGGGCAATTGTGCCGGAGACAAAACCGGTACTGAGCCTGGAGCGCCGCGAAAAGATGTATGAGGACTTGCGCAGCACGCTACTCAAGGCGGCCGGTGGTCTGACTCAACGCGAAGCGCAGATCTGCGCCTCTATCGCATTGGGCTACACGACGTTGGGGATTGGCCTGAACCTGGGAATTTCGGTCAACACGGTGGCGACCCACCGTAAGCGGGCCTATGCCAAACTGGGTATTTCCTGCCAAAACGAACTGTTCGCTCGTTATTACGACAATATGGATGGCGCGCTGAATCTGAATTGA
- a CDS encoding ABC transporter permease: MTVVNSRDAGATGGVAAVEPRVRALARSCPQLRRRQCMALLLITPLFLFLVGTFILPLSGMLKLAVDDRETALLLPRTLLALQGWDQRSLPSDAAYEALVADLRQAQVDKTVGTIARRLNYDTPGLRSLISNSARKLMSAQAQDGSWRQRLSAIDPQWAQLEPWIALERARGPVTSLYLLTALDLKQNVQGQITRVADGQSNYLGILARTFGISLSVTVITLLLAFPVAQYMASASPRMGAIIMLLVLLPFWTSVLVRTMAWVVVLQGNGLINSFLQALGVIESPLHMLYNRTGVLVALSHVLLPYMILPLYGAMRAVPPAQMRAAVSLGAGAVTAYRRVYLPQLIPGIAAGSLLVFILALGYYITPVLIGGSNDQLISYYIAFFTSGTINWGLAAGLGMVLLMATLVLYRVYVGLVGVQRIGR; encoded by the coding sequence ATGACGGTCGTTAACTCGCGCGATGCAGGCGCTACAGGCGGGGTGGCCGCAGTTGAACCACGCGTCAGGGCATTGGCTCGAAGCTGCCCGCAGTTGCGCCGCCGGCAGTGCATGGCGTTGCTGCTGATTACGCCATTGTTTCTGTTCCTGGTGGGTACATTCATCCTGCCGCTGAGCGGCATGCTCAAACTGGCGGTCGATGATCGGGAAACAGCCCTGCTATTGCCTCGCACGTTGTTGGCCTTGCAGGGTTGGGACCAGCGGTCCTTGCCGTCCGATGCCGCGTATGAAGCGCTGGTGGCCGATTTGCGTCAGGCGCAGGTGGATAAAACCGTCGGGACTATCGCACGGCGGCTCAACTACGACACGCCGGGGTTGCGCAGCCTGATCAGCAACAGCGCGCGCAAGCTGATGAGTGCCCAGGCGCAAGACGGCAGTTGGCGCCAGCGACTGAGCGCTATCGATCCACAATGGGCACAGTTGGAACCCTGGATTGCCCTCGAGCGTGCCCGTGGACCCGTCACCAGCCTTTACCTGTTGACGGCGCTGGATCTTAAGCAAAACGTGCAAGGGCAAATCACCCGGGTCGCCGACGGGCAATCGAACTACCTGGGCATTCTGGCGCGAACATTCGGCATCTCGTTATCCGTGACCGTGATCACCCTGTTGCTCGCGTTCCCGGTGGCGCAATACATGGCGTCGGCATCGCCTCGTATGGGCGCAATCATCATGTTGCTAGTGCTTCTGCCGTTCTGGACCTCGGTGCTGGTACGGACCATGGCGTGGGTGGTTGTCCTGCAGGGCAACGGCCTGATCAACAGCTTCCTGCAAGCGTTGGGTGTGATCGAAAGTCCGTTGCACATGCTTTACAACCGTACCGGGGTGCTGGTTGCGCTCAGTCATGTGCTGCTGCCCTACATGATCCTGCCGCTTTACGGCGCCATGCGTGCGGTCCCTCCTGCTCAGATGCGAGCGGCCGTATCGTTGGGGGCCGGAGCGGTCACGGCGTATCGCAGGGTGTACTTGCCGCAACTGATTCCAGGTATCGCGGCGGGCTCACTGTTGGTCTTCATTCTTGCACTGGGCTACTACATCACACCGGTCTTGATCGGTGGTTCGAATGACCAGTTGATCAGTTACTACATCGCCTTCTTCACCAGCGGCACCATCAACTGGGGCCTGGCTGCAGGGTTGGGCATGGTCCTGCTCATGGCAACACTGGTGCTGTATCGGGTCTATGTCGGCCTGGTTGGCGTACAGCGCATCGGGCGTTAG
- a CDS encoding malonic semialdehyde reductase → MNSTLDLACELRQRLSCLDDASLDRLFRDGRSHSAWQTRPVSNTLLEELWALAQFAPTSVNGMPARLVFVTSASGKQRLQPCLSPGNVDKVLSAPVTVIIAFDMNFWQHLPRLFPHADVSDMFRDDHAASEECAFRNSSLQAAWLMLAARALGLDCGPMSGFDRQAVDREFFAGTGVCSNFLCNLGYGDASKLYQRLPRLSFEEVCTYA, encoded by the coding sequence ATGAATTCAACGTTGGATTTGGCGTGCGAGCTGCGCCAACGCTTGTCGTGCCTTGACGATGCAAGTCTCGATCGGCTGTTTCGTGATGGGCGCAGCCACAGTGCCTGGCAAACACGTCCGGTGAGCAACACCTTGCTTGAAGAACTGTGGGCGTTGGCGCAATTTGCGCCGACATCGGTCAATGGCATGCCGGCAAGGCTGGTGTTCGTCACCAGCGCTTCAGGCAAGCAACGTTTGCAGCCCTGCCTGAGCCCTGGCAACGTCGACAAGGTGTTGAGTGCACCGGTCACGGTGATCATCGCCTTTGATATGAACTTCTGGCAGCACCTTCCCCGATTGTTCCCACATGCGGATGTAAGCGACATGTTCCGCGATGATCATGCGGCGAGTGAAGAGTGCGCGTTCCGCAACAGCTCGTTGCAAGCGGCCTGGTTGATGTTGGCCGCCCGGGCGCTGGGCCTGGACTGTGGGCCGATGTCAGGCTTTGACCGGCAGGCCGTGGACCGTGAGTTCTTTGCAGGAACCGGGGTTTGCAGCAATTTTCTCTGCAACCTGGGGTATGGCGACGCCAGCAAGTTGTATCAACGCTTGCCGCGTTTGTCTTTCGAGGAGGTGTGCACCTACGCCTGA
- a CDS encoding fumarylacetoacetate hydrolase family protein, with amino-acid sequence MKLASLKSGRDGQLLVVSRDLRLAVKVGERAPTLQFALDNWDELEAPLRELYDGLNHGQVDGAFALELSQLAAPLPRSYQYLDGACYLSHIQRNRAARGETLPADLLEKPLVYQGISHGFMAWNDPICLPDEGLGIDFEAEIAAITGDVPMGVSPQDATGYIRLFVLLNDVSLRALIPAELKRTFGFVTSKSASTLGPIAVTPDELGELWDGKLVSGKMKCWVRGELFGDIETGIDTPFHYGHMIAHVAQTRDFEPGSLVGLGTVSNEDDSVGCGCIGEWRALETIKTGQASTPLLKFGERVKIEHFDRDGHSVFGAIDQLVAPRKIN; translated from the coding sequence ATGAAGCTTGCGTCACTTAAATCCGGGCGGGACGGCCAACTGCTGGTGGTCAGTCGCGATCTGCGACTGGCGGTCAAAGTGGGTGAGCGCGCGCCTACCCTGCAGTTTGCGCTGGACAACTGGGATGAACTGGAAGCGCCGTTGCGCGAGTTGTATGACGGCTTGAATCACGGCCAGGTCGACGGGGCATTTGCCCTGGAGTTGAGTCAGTTGGCCGCGCCATTGCCCCGCAGCTATCAGTATCTGGATGGTGCCTGCTACCTCAGTCACATTCAGCGCAATCGCGCAGCACGGGGTGAAACATTGCCTGCAGACCTGTTGGAAAAGCCGCTCGTTTACCAGGGCATATCCCATGGATTCATGGCGTGGAACGATCCCATCTGTCTGCCTGACGAGGGTCTGGGCATCGACTTCGAAGCGGAAATCGCCGCCATCACCGGTGATGTACCAATGGGCGTTTCGCCGCAGGACGCCACAGGCTACATCCGCTTGTTTGTCCTGCTCAACGATGTTTCCCTGCGCGCACTGATTCCCGCCGAACTCAAGCGCACCTTCGGTTTTGTCACCAGCAAGTCAGCGTCCACGCTGGGGCCTATCGCAGTAACGCCCGATGAGTTGGGTGAGTTGTGGGATGGCAAACTGGTGTCGGGAAAAATGAAGTGTTGGGTTCGCGGGGAGCTTTTTGGCGACATTGAAACCGGCATCGATACGCCGTTTCACTATGGGCACATGATTGCTCATGTCGCGCAAACCCGTGACTTCGAGCCTGGCAGTCTGGTGGGTCTGGGCACGGTTTCCAATGAAGACGATAGCGTCGGTTGCGGTTGTATCGGGGAGTGGCGTGCGCTGGAAACCATCAAGACCGGCCAGGCTTCCACGCCGTTATTGAAATTTGGCGAGCGAGTCAAAATCGAGCATTTCGACCGCGACGGTCACTCGGTTTTTGGTGCCATCGATCAGCTTGTCGCACCACGCAAAATCAACTGA
- a CDS encoding ABC transporter ATP-binding protein gives MSNNKEAYVRFAGVKKSYDGQNLVVKNLNLNIREGEFMTLLGPSGSGKTTCLMMLAGFETASEGEIYLDGQPINRIATHKRNIGMVFQNYALFPHMSIADNLAFPLQVQRLDKAEIRNRVGRALEMVHLQHLATRKPAQLSGGQQQRVAVARALIFEPKVVLMDEPLGALDKQLREQMQYEIKRLHSQLGITMVYVTHDQGEALTMSDRVAVFNDGVIQQLASPGELYERPANAFVAQFIGENNQLKGNVLNLLGDRCVIAMDTGQQINAMSSPGLKVGQRCCLALRPERVSFLEPGVELSNNFEADVCEVIYHGDHLRTRLKLCGHDDFIIKIPNVQGLQPSLPGHRVRIGWHLQDCHALSV, from the coding sequence ATGTCGAACAATAAAGAAGCCTACGTCAGGTTCGCTGGCGTGAAAAAAAGCTATGACGGCCAGAATCTGGTGGTCAAGAACCTCAATCTGAATATCCGGGAGGGGGAGTTCATGACCCTGCTCGGCCCTTCCGGTTCAGGCAAAACCACCTGTCTGATGATGCTGGCTGGTTTTGAAACCGCCAGTGAGGGCGAGATCTACCTGGATGGTCAGCCGATCAACCGCATCGCGACCCACAAGCGCAATATCGGCATGGTGTTTCAGAACTACGCGTTGTTTCCGCATATGAGCATCGCCGACAACCTTGCATTTCCGTTGCAGGTTCAGCGCCTGGACAAGGCCGAGATTCGCAATCGAGTGGGGCGCGCCCTGGAGATGGTGCACCTGCAGCACCTGGCGACACGTAAGCCAGCGCAATTGTCCGGTGGTCAACAGCAACGAGTGGCGGTGGCGCGTGCGTTGATCTTCGAACCCAAGGTGGTGTTGATGGACGAGCCACTGGGTGCGCTGGATAAACAACTGCGCGAGCAGATGCAGTACGAAATCAAACGTCTGCACAGCCAGCTGGGCATCACCATGGTTTACGTCACTCACGATCAGGGTGAGGCCCTGACTATGTCTGATCGAGTGGCGGTGTTCAATGACGGTGTGATTCAGCAACTGGCCAGTCCGGGCGAACTCTACGAACGTCCTGCGAATGCCTTTGTGGCGCAGTTCATTGGCGAGAACAATCAACTCAAGGGCAATGTCCTGAACCTGCTGGGCGATCGCTGTGTGATTGCCATGGACACCGGCCAACAGATCAATGCAATGAGTTCACCGGGCCTGAAAGTCGGGCAGCGTTGTTGCCTGGCGCTGCGTCCCGAGCGGGTCAGCTTCCTGGAGCCTGGTGTAGAACTGAGCAACAACTTTGAAGCAGATGTCTGCGAAGTCATCTATCACGGTGACCACCTGCGCACACGCCTCAAGCTCTGTGGGCATGACGACTTCATTATCAAGATTCCCAATGTCCAGGGGTTGCAGCCGAGCTTGCCGGGGCACCGAGTGCGCATTGGCTGGCACCTGCAGGATTGTCACGCGCTGAGTGTCTGA
- a CDS encoding aminotransferase class III-fold pyridoxal phosphate-dependent enzyme translates to MNSNNKAWLKEHNTVHMMHPMQDPKALHEQRPLIIQSGKGVHITDVDGRRFIDCQGGLWCVNAGYGRREIIDAVTRQMEELAYYSLFPGSTNAPAIALSQKLTEVAAEEGMVKASFGLGGSDAVETALKIARQYWKLEGQPDKVKFVSLYNGYHGLNFGGMSACGGNAWKSSYEPLMPGFFQVESPHLYRNPFTNDPEELAEICAQILERQIEMQAPGTVAALIAEPIQGAGGVIVPPASYWPRLRQICDKYDILLIADEVITGLGRSGSLFGSRGWGVKPDIMCLAKGISSGYVPLSATLVNSRVARAWERDAGFTSVYMHGYTYSGHPVSCAAALAAIDIVLQENLAENARVVGDYFLEKLLILKDKHRAIGDVRGKGLMLAVELVKERATKEPFGPADAYPLAISEACVNNGVMIRTIVNKLIISPPLTFTTEHVDEVIEVLDRAFVANPW, encoded by the coding sequence ATGAACAGCAACAACAAAGCCTGGCTCAAAGAGCACAACACGGTGCACATGATGCATCCGATGCAGGATCCGAAAGCACTGCACGAACAGCGCCCATTGATTATTCAGTCCGGTAAGGGCGTACACATCACTGATGTTGACGGGCGTCGCTTCATCGATTGCCAGGGCGGACTATGGTGCGTCAATGCCGGTTACGGTCGACGTGAAATCATCGACGCGGTGACCCGGCAGATGGAAGAGCTGGCGTACTATTCGTTGTTTCCCGGCAGCACCAATGCGCCGGCCATTGCGCTTTCGCAGAAGTTGACCGAGGTGGCGGCCGAGGAGGGCATGGTCAAGGCATCGTTTGGTCTCGGCGGTTCGGACGCCGTGGAGACTGCGCTGAAAATCGCTCGTCAATACTGGAAGCTGGAAGGCCAGCCCGACAAGGTCAAGTTCGTCTCGTTGTACAACGGCTATCACGGCCTGAACTTCGGTGGCATGTCCGCCTGTGGCGGCAACGCCTGGAAAAGCAGCTACGAACCCTTGATGCCGGGCTTCTTCCAGGTCGAATCACCGCATCTATACCGCAACCCTTTCACCAATGATCCAGAGGAACTCGCAGAAATCTGTGCGCAGATCCTTGAGCGGCAAATCGAAATGCAAGCGCCGGGCACTGTCGCGGCGTTGATTGCCGAGCCGATCCAGGGAGCTGGCGGAGTCATCGTACCCCCAGCCTCTTATTGGCCGCGCTTGCGCCAGATCTGCGACAAGTATGACATTCTACTGATCGCCGATGAGGTCATCACCGGACTGGGTCGCAGCGGTTCGTTGTTCGGTTCCCGTGGTTGGGGGGTCAAGCCCGACATCATGTGCCTGGCAAAAGGTATCAGCAGCGGTTATGTGCCTCTGAGCGCGACACTGGTCAACTCCCGCGTCGCCCGGGCATGGGAGCGTGATGCCGGTTTCACCTCGGTCTACATGCATGGCTACACCTATTCCGGTCACCCTGTCTCTTGCGCCGCTGCGCTGGCGGCCATCGACATCGTGCTGCAGGAGAATCTCGCCGAAAACGCACGGGTGGTTGGCGACTATTTCCTGGAGAAGCTGCTGATACTCAAGGACAAACATCGGGCCATCGGCGATGTGCGCGGCAAGGGGCTGATGCTGGCAGTCGAGCTGGTCAAGGAAAGGGCGACCAAGGAGCCGTTCGGCCCGGCAGACGCTTATCCGCTGGCCATTTCCGAGGCCTGTGTGAATAACGGAGTGATGATTCGTACCATCGTCAACAAGCTGATCATCTCGCCGCCGTTGACCTTCACCACCGAGCATGTCGACGAAGTGATCGAGGTGCTCGACCGCGCCTTCGTTGCCAACCCCTGGTAA
- a CDS encoding TetR/AcrR family transcriptional regulator — MSKTAQRARDTYHVGNLAPQLLDAARQMLEEVGPTKLSLRAVSERVGVSATAAYHHYANRAELVGQLAAQGFRELAKVMRSEPEQPDGRQKLRNATLAYFSFARRNPALYQLMFGPELAGNEMPLDYIEARDTAFGQLKQIMVEVLGQDPDSSEVRRAALAAWSYTHGLASLVIHGVLQFPAGTSDERFVDSTLQGFEHLFAMGADEQKAGVP; from the coding sequence ATGAGCAAGACTGCGCAACGCGCCCGCGACACCTACCACGTCGGCAACCTCGCCCCACAGTTGCTCGACGCCGCGCGGCAGATGCTCGAAGAAGTCGGGCCGACCAAACTGTCGCTGCGTGCGGTGTCGGAAAGGGTCGGCGTCAGTGCCACGGCGGCCTACCACCACTACGCCAACCGTGCCGAACTGGTGGGACAACTGGCGGCCCAGGGCTTTCGCGAGCTGGCCAAGGTGATGCGCAGTGAGCCTGAACAACCCGATGGCCGGCAGAAACTGCGCAACGCGACCCTTGCCTATTTCAGCTTCGCACGGCGCAATCCGGCGCTTTACCAGTTGATGTTCGGCCCGGAGCTGGCCGGTAACGAGATGCCGCTCGACTACATCGAGGCTCGCGATACGGCCTTTGGCCAACTCAAGCAGATCATGGTCGAAGTGCTCGGACAGGATCCGGATTCCAGCGAGGTGCGCCGCGCCGCATTGGCCGCCTGGTCCTACACCCACGGCCTGGCCTCGCTGGTGATTCATGGCGTGTTGCAGTTTCCGGCGGGCACCTCGGATGAGCGCTTCGTCGACAGCACCTTACAGGGGTTCGAGCATTTGTTTGCAATGGGAGCAGACGAGCAAAAGGCCGGCGTTCCGTAG